From one Papio anubis isolate 15944 chromosome 12, Panubis1.0, whole genome shotgun sequence genomic stretch:
- the LRRC32 gene encoding transforming growth factor beta activator LRRC32, whose amino-acid sequence MSPQILLLLALLTLGLAAQHQDKVACKMVDKKVSCQGLGLLQVPLVLPPDTETLDLSGNQLRSILASPLGFYTALRHLDLSANEINFLQPGAFQALTHLEHLSLAHNRLAMATALSAGGLGPLPRVTSLDLSGNSLYSGLLERLLGEAPSLHTLSLAENSLTRLTRHTFRDMPALEQLDLHSNVLMDIEDGAFEGLPHLTHLNLSRNSLTCISDFSLQQLRVLDLSCNSIEAFQTASQPQAEFQLTWLDLRENKLLHFPDLAALPRLIYLNLSNNLIRLPTGPPQDSKGIHAPSEGWSALPLSTPNGNASARPLSQLLNLDLSYNEIELIPDSFLEHLTSLCFLNLSRNCLRTFEARRSGSLPCLMLLDLSHNALETLELGARALGSLRTLLLQGNALRDLPPYTFANLASLQRLNLQGNRVSPCGGPNEPGPASCVAFSGIASLRSLSLVDNEIELLRAGAFLHTPLTELDLSSNPGLEVATGALTGLEASLEVLALQGNGLTVLQVDLPCFICLKRLNLAENRLSHLPAWTQAVSLEVLDLRNNSFSLLPGSAMGGLETSLRRLYLQGNPLSCCGNGWLAAQLHQGRVDVDATQDLICRFSSQEEVSLSHVRPEDCEKGGLKNINLIIILTFILVSAILLTTLATCCCVRRQKFNQQYKA is encoded by the exons ATGAGCCCCCAGATCCTGCTGCTCCTGGCCCTGCTGACCCTAGGCCTGGCTGCACAACACCAAGACAAAGTGGCATGTAAGATG gtgGACAAGAAGGTCTCGTGCCAGGGTCTGGGCCTGCTCCAGGTCCCCTTGGTGCTCCCGCCGGACACTGAGACCCTTGATCTCTCTGGGAACCAGCTGCGGAGTATCCTGGCCTCACCCCTGGGCTTCTACACGGCACTTCGTCACCTGGACCTGAGCGCCAATGAGATCAACTTCCTCCAGCCAGGAGCCTTCCAGGCCCTGACCCACCTGGAGCACCTCAGCCTGGCTCACAACCGGCTGGCGATGGCCACTGCGCTGAGTGCCGGTGGTCTGGGCCCCCTGCCACGTGTGACCTCCCTGGACCTGTCTGGGAACAGCCTGTACAGCGGCCTGCTGGAGCGGCTGCTAGGGGAGGCACCCAGCCTGCATACCCTCTCACTGGCGGAGAACAGTCTGACTCGCCTCACCCGCCACACCTTCCGGGACATGCCTGCGCTGGAGCAGCTTGACCTGCATAGCAACGTGCTGATGGACATCGAGGATGGCGCCTTCGAGGGCCTGCCCCACCTGACCCATCTCAACCTCTCCAGGAATTCCCTCACCTGCATCTCCGACTTCAGCCTTCAGCAGCTGCGGGTGCTGGACCTGAGCTGCAACAGCATTGAGGCCTTTCAGACGGCCTCCCAGCCCCAGGCCGAGTTCCAGCTCACCTGGCTTGACCTGCGGGAGAACAAACTGCTCCATTTCCCCGACCTGGCCGCGCTCCCGAGACTCATCTACCTGAACTTGTCCAACAACCTCATCCGGCTCCCCACAGGGCCACCCCAGGACAGCAAGGGCATCCACGCGCCTTCCGAGGGCTGGTCAGCCCTGCCCCTCTCAACCCCCAATGGGAATGCCAGTGCCCGCCCCCTTTCCCAGCTCTTGAATCTGGATTTGAGCTACAATGAGATTGAACTCATCCCTGACAGCTTTCTTGAGCACCTGACCTCCCTGTGCTTCCTGAACCTCAGCAGAAACTGCTTGCGGACCTTTGAGGCCCGGCGCTCAGGCTCCCTGCCCTGCCTGATGCTCCTTGATTTAAGCCACAATGCCCTGGAGACACTGGAACTGGGCGCCAGAGCCCTGGGGTCCTTGCGGACGCTGCTCCTACAGGGCAATGCCCTGCGGGACCTGCCTCCATACACCTTTGCCAACCTGGCCAGCCTGCAGCGGCTCAACCTGCAGGGGAACCGGGTCAGCCCCTGTGGGGGGCCGAATGAGCCTGGCCCCgccagctgtgtggccttctCTGGCATCGCCTCCCTCCGCAGCCTGAGCCTGGTGGATAATGAGATAGAGCTGCTCAGGGCAGGGGCCTTCCTCCATACCCCACTGACTGAGCTGGACCTTTCTTCCAACCCTGGGCTGGAGGTGGCCACGGGGGCCTTGACAGGCCTGGAGGCCTCCTTGGAAGTCCTGGCACTGCAGGGCAATGGGTTGACGGTCCTGCAGGTGGACCTGCCCTGCTTCATCTGTCTCAAGCGGCTCAATCTTGCCGAGAACCGCCTGAGCCACCTTCCCGCCTGGACACAGGCTGTGTCACTGGAGGTGCTGGACCTGAGAAACaacagcttcagcctcctgccaGGCAGTGCCATGGGTGGCCTGGAGACCAGCCTCCGGCGCCTCTACCTGCAGGGGAATCCACTCAGCTGCTGTGGCAATGGCTGGCTGGCAGCCCAGCTGCACCAGGGCCGTGTGGACGTGGACGCCACCCAGGACCTGATCTGCCGCTTCAGCTCCCAGGAGGAGGTGTCCCTGAGCCACGTGCGTCCCGAGGACTGTGAGAAGGGGGGGCTCAAGAACATCAACCTCATCATCATCCTCACCTTCATACTGGTCTCTGCCATCCTCCTCACCACGCTGGCCACCTGCTGCTGTGTCCGCCGGCAGAAGTTTAACCAACAGTATAAAGCCTAA